ATAGTATAAATTTATTAACAAATACATCTAAAATATTAGTAAAATCCTCAATAAAATTAAGGACATTTTGTAATTCCAGTATAAAAGGAGCAATAGCTAAAAATTACGCCAAGACAGCTAAAATACTGGGTATACAGGGTATGATAGTGGGAATGATAATTCTAATACTTTCAATTAATATTAATAATCCTCAATTAAATAGGGGTTTAACGAGTTCATATATTGTATTTGGAATATCATTATTCAACCTATTTATATTAGGATTAGTCATCCCATCAGTTAAATAATTGTATTTTGATACTTTAATAATTAGGAAAAAGTTTATTGACTTGTCTATTTAGACAAGCCAATTTTATATTCTTTTATCCTCAATATTGTCTAACATAGCCTATATTTAAATAATAATACTTAGAATTTTTATATTAAAATACATTTTACAAATTAAGATATACCCCTAAGAACATTCTTAGGGGTATATCTCATTCTATTATCTTCTCTAAAGTAATAGCTAATTTATCTAGTTCGTTGAAATTATTAACAATACTATTTATCCTTTTATTTTGTTCTTCCACCTTGATTAAAGTTTCCTGTACGGAAGATGTATTTTCCTCCGTTGAAGCTGATATTGTTGTCATTACGCCTATAACTACTTTTGAAGCAGTGTCTAATTTATGTATCATTTCATTAATATTACCAAATTCTTCCACTGTATTTTTTGTATTTTGACTTATTTCTTCAAATACTTTTTCTACCTTAACTGTTGAAGTACCACTGCTTTCCACTGCAGTTTTAACTGAAGTGATTTGCGTAGAAACGTTATTTGTTTTATGTTGAATTTTTTCTAATATTGCTGAAATTTTACCTGTGGATGTTCTTGAATCCTCAGCTAATTTTCTTACCTCATCCGCAACAACTGTAAACCCCCTGCCATGTTCACCTGCTCTAGCCGCTTCTATTGCAGCATTAAGAGCTAAAAGGTTGGTTTGTTCTGCAATACTATTAATTGTATCTAAAATCTCACCTACAAGCTGTGTTTCATTGCTTAACTCCTCCATTAGTGAAACAGTTTGTCCTATAGTATTTCCTACATTATCAATTTCTCCTGCCAAAGTTGAAATGAAAACACTACCTTTATTTACCAATTCAACAGTTCCATTTGAGTAGTCACTAAAAATACTAGCAGCTTTGGATACCTCCATCACATTGCTATTAGTTGCGTCCATAGAAGCAGCTACTTCCTGTATACTTACAACTTCAGACTCTATACATGAGCTTATCTGCGAAAATATTGAGGTTACATCTTTAGATATATCCCCAGTTACATTTATATTGCTCTTTAATTCTGTACTAAGTTCTCTTAGTATAGTTACAGATTTTTTTACACTATCTAATATTCCTTCAATTTCTTCCGTGGCTTTATCTGCTTTTACTCTATTTTCTTTTTCTCGTTTTCTTAATTTTTCACTGAAATTACTTTGAAAAACTAAATAAGTTGTACCCAAAATTAATAATAAATTCAAGGTAGTAAGCCCTGAGATTCCATTAGTAGGAAACATCTGATTTTTGTAATTAAAATAAAAATAATTTGTGAAGATAACCCCACTTATTCCAGTTAAAATTATAGGCTTACTTTCTTGATATAATGCAACTAAAGATAAAGAATAATATATCATTAAGTATGATGTTATATCTGGATTTGTTATCATTACTAAAAAAGATACGGTTATTATTCCTACTGTCACAATGTACATAATGTTTTTTATGAATACTTTTTTTATAACTAATATTAACAATAAAACTGAAATACCCCCACCAGCAATAATTGCAATCCATAAAATAGCTGCTGTTTTATTAGTAGCAATGCATAAGATAATAAAACCCACTGCTGAAAAAGTAAATAGTTTTACTAAGAGTTTGTTTCTTTCATGTGTTATTTCTAAGTTTTCCATTTTATTTCCCCCAATTAATAGATTAAGTTACATATATATATAAAATATTACAATATATATCATAGTTTGTAAATATATATTTTTAAGTGAAAATCACAATTAAAATAGTCCTATTAAGAAGCAAAGCTAGTAAAACTAATTATGTTTACTAGCTATTTTTATTTATTGCAGTTGCCATGTGGGTGATGAGGTATTATTATTTATATATAAGAGACTACCAATGGTTAAAAAATTGCTTATATTATATAAACTGTGGGTGGCACCGAAAGGAGAGATTAAATGGGAAATCTAAAGATAACAGATTTTAAAAAGTATTTAAAGAGTAAAAGCGAAGAAGAGCTGCTACAAGAAATTCTAAATCTTGCAAAGACCTTTAAAGATGTTAAAGAATATTACAATTTAAAGATAAATCCTGAATCAGAAAAAGAAACCTTAGAAAAGTATAAAAAAATAGTAAATAATGAGTTCTTACCAGACAGGGGCTTTGGAAAAATGAGATATTCAGTAGTTAACGATGCTATAAAAGAATTTCAAAAGATTTCAAGTACACTAGAAAATATTGCTGAATTAATGTTATTTTATGCAGAGATAGGTGTCGAATTTACTAATACCTATGGAGATATAGATGAAAAATTCTATAATCATATTGCAAGGGCATATGATAATGCTCTAGAATATATTCAAAAAAATAACCTAGAGTCAATATTTAAAGAAAAGGCCTCAGAAATTCAATATGAGGCAAGTGATATTGGATGGGGATTTGGAGATTATATTAGTGAATTACATTCTAATTACTATGGTTGGGAAGAGGAAGAATAAATAAATGGTAGTATTGCAATTTTTAAATATTTTCCATTGATTATACTTTTTCCTTAAGCCTTATTGTCTGTAATGGATAAAAAATTAAATAAGTAACTACTTAACATTTATTGAGAATTAGAAACATTTCTTCATAAATATTATGCGCGTAATGACGGCGGATGTGATGAGTGTAACTCTGATATATATGAGTCTTAGTTACTTCACATTCCGTAGCAAACAACAACTTCCAGTTATTGTTATCTACCCCGAGGACGTAGTAAAAACTGGAAGCTTTTACTTTCTAATAGATCTATAGCCAAAGGGGAAGATGTGCAATTTGTTATAAATAAGGAAGTTATAGATTACCTAGGAGAGTTTAATTTATTTTATCAAACAGCCATAAGATCCATTTGGTTGAGCTTCTAATCATCTATATATTTGCACTTTTTTCGGGGTCAAAAAACGTCATTTTTGACCTCGTTTTGCCCACGAAATCGGCCTCAAACCACAACATTTTATGGTCAAACACTACTTTTTATCCTTCAAAGCATATGATATATGCCTATTTCTGCTCTATCAACTCTAGCATTTCCATTACATTTATATATAGGAATTAAGCTACATGTAAATAGTGTAATTTTTACAAATGCATGACCATCTAATAATATTACTAGCTCTGTGAACTACTATCCACCTAAGAAGTGGGAGCTTCTCGGTCAATATCATTAATGTGACAAGTTTATCCGAGCTGTTAGTAAGGTCGCACCGACCTCGCTTAATTTTTATAGGCTTTACTTTTGTACCTTGTATAGTTTACGCACTAGAGGAGTTTCGCTTGGTTTCCGCATAGTTAATTTCCTAGTGCAACCTCATATACAGTTATCAAAGTACGTTTAACACTAATATTATAGCCATTCTTATAAAAATAATACAAAATAATTATTATAAATAGTATCGAACTATTTATAATAATGTGCTATCCATCACCCACCTAAGAGGTGGGTGAATTTTGCACAAAATCAGTTAAATTTCTAAAATAAATGTACTTATATAAAGATAGGTTATAATTTTTTATACATCCTCATTGCAAAGATATAAGCAACAACTATTATTGCTATACACCAAGCAAGGGCAACCCAGATATCATTTCCTACTGGTTGGTTTGCCAATAAATTACGAATAGCTTCTACGATAGGCGTTACAGGTTGATTTTCTGCAAAAGCACGTACTGCTGAAGGCATAGTATCTGTTGGCACAAAGGCAGAACTGATAAATGGTAAGAAGATAATTGGGTAAGCGAATGCGCCTGCACCATCTGGTGTTTTAGCAGCAAGTCCTGCAATTATAGCAATCCAAGTCAAAGCAAGTGTAAAGATCCCAAGAATTCCAAATACCGCGAGCCACTCTAAGATTCCTGCGCAGGAACGGAAACCCATTAATAATGCAACAAGTATAATCACTACTACAGAAATTCCATTAGAAATTAATGAGGTTAATACATGTCCCCATAATACTGTAGAACGAGCGATAGGCATAGAGTGAAAACGTTCAAAGATACCACGTTGTTTATCTGTAAACAAACGGTACGCTACATAGGCAATCCCACTACCAATAGTCATTAACATTAT
This DNA window, taken from Clostridium estertheticum, encodes the following:
- a CDS encoding DUF6155 family protein; the protein is MGNLKITDFKKYLKSKSEEELLQEILNLAKTFKDVKEYYNLKINPESEKETLEKYKKIVNNEFLPDRGFGKMRYSVVNDAIKEFQKISSTLENIAELMLFYAEIGVEFTNTYGDIDEKFYNHIARAYDNALEYIQKNNLESIFKEKASEIQYEASDIGWGFGDYISELHSNYYGWEEEE
- a CDS encoding methyl-accepting chemotaxis protein; the protein is MENLEITHERNKLLVKLFTFSAVGFIILCIATNKTAAILWIAIIAGGGISVLLLILVIKKVFIKNIMYIVTVGIITVSFLVMITNPDITSYLMIYYSLSLVALYQESKPIILTGISGVIFTNYFYFNYKNQMFPTNGISGLTTLNLLLILGTTYLVFQSNFSEKLRKREKENRVKADKATEEIEGILDSVKKSVTILRELSTELKSNINVTGDISKDVTSIFSQISSCIESEVVSIQEVAASMDATNSNVMEVSKAASIFSDYSNGTVELVNKGSVFISTLAGEIDNVGNTIGQTVSLMEELSNETQLVGEILDTINSIAEQTNLLALNAAIEAARAGEHGRGFTVVADEVRKLAEDSRTSTGKISAILEKIQHKTNNVSTQITSVKTAVESSGTSTVKVEKVFEEISQNTKNTVEEFGNINEMIHKLDTASKVVIGVMTTISASTEENTSSVQETLIKVEEQNKRINSIVNNFNELDKLAITLEKIIE
- a CDS encoding ABC transporter permease, with translation MKSTNKYFFKDMSVMFGRSMRHIFRSMDTIITVSITPIAIMLLFVYVFGGAIATGTENYVDYLLPGIMLMTIGSGIAYVAYRLFTDKQRGIFERFHSMPIARSTVLWGHVLTSLISNGISVVVIILVALLMGFRSCAGILEWLAVFGILGIFTLALTWIAIIAGLAAKTPDGAGAFAYPIIFLPFISSAFVPTDTMPSAVRAFAENQPVTPIVEAIRNLLANQPVGNDIWVALAWCIAIIVVAYIFAMRMYKKL